Proteins encoded in a region of the Populus nigra chromosome 3, ddPopNigr1.1, whole genome shotgun sequence genome:
- the LOC133689662 gene encoding homeobox protein knotted-1-like 3 isoform X2: MAFHHNLPSQDLPLHHFTDQQATENTTAPPNWLNTALLRSQQPPQQRTHHHFTDNNNTNNFLNLHSATPSTTATTSDSASHNPTQWLSRSSSSLLNRNHSNVIDDVSAAAAGGDHPIIASMSQESSELKSMNKSEGETMVEESGGGGGEAVVNWQNAKCKADILAHPLYDQLLSAHVACLRIATPVDQLPRIDAQLAQSQQVVAKYSALGSHQGLVPDDKELDQFMTHYFLLLCSFKEQLQQHVRVHAMEAVMACWEIEQSLQSLTGVSPGEGTGATMSDDDEDQVDSEANMFDGSLDGADTMGFGPLVPTESERSLMERVRQELKHELKQGYKEKIVDIREEILRKRRAGKLPGDTTSVLKAWWQSHSKWPYPTEEDKARLVQETGLQLKQINNWFINQRKRNWHSNPSTSTVLKSKRKSNAGDNNGDRFV; this comes from the exons ATGGCCTTTCACCATAACTTGCCATCACAAGACCTTCCTCTTCACCACTTCACTGACCAACAAGCAACAGAAAACACCACAGCACCACCGAATTGGCTGAACACTGCTCTCCTCCGCTCTCAACAACCACCGCAACAACGAACTCACCACCACTTCACTGATAACAACAACACCAACAATTTCTTAAACCTCCATAGCGCTACCCCTTCCACCACCGCCACCACTTCTGACTCCGCTTCTCATAATCCAACTCAATGGCTCTCCCGTTCCTCCTCCTCCCTACTTAACCGCAACCACAGTAACGTCATCGACGACGTCTCCGCCGCTGCCGCCGGTGGAGACCACCCCATCATCGCTAGTATGTCGCAAGAATCGTCAGAATTGAAGAGCATGAATAAGAGCGAAGGAGAAACCATGGTGGAGGAGAGTGGCGGTGGTGGAGGAGAGGCGGTGGTGAATTGGCAAAATGCGAAGTGTAAAGCGGACATATTGGCGCATCCTTTGTATGATCAATTGTTGTCTGCCCACGTGGCGTGTTTAAGGATTGCCACGCCTGTTGATCAGTTACCGAGGATTGATGCACAATTGGCTCAGTCACAACAAGTAGTGGCTAAATACTCTGCTCTTGGAAGTCATCAAGGATTGGTTCCTGATGACAAAGAGCTTGATCAGTTTATG ACACATTACTTTCTGTTACTTTGTTCCTTCAAAGAACAATTGCAACAACATGTTCGAGTTCATGCAATGGAAGCGGTGATGGCTTGCTGGGAGATAGAGCAATCCCTACAAAGTTTAACAG GAGTTTCTCCAGGTGAAGGTACTGGTGCAACAATGTCCGATGACGATGAAGACCAAGTTGACAGTGAGGCCAATATGTTTGATGGAAGTTTGGATGGTGCAGATACAATGGGGTTTGGTCCCTTGGTCCCTACAGAGAGTGAGAGATCTTTGATGGAGCGTGTGAGGCAAGAATTGAAGCATGAATTAAAACAG GGTTACAAAGAGAAAATTGTTGACATTAGAGAGGAAATTTTGCGCAAGAGAAGAGCGGGAAAGCTTCCTGGTGACACAACCTCAGTCTTAAAAGCTTGGTGGCAATCACATTCCAAGTGGCCATATCCTACC GAGGAAGACAAGGCGAGATTGGTACAGGAAACAGGTTTGCAATTAAAGCAGATAAATAATTGGTTCATCAATCAAAGGAAGAGGAACTGGCACAGTAATCCTTCAACTTCAACAGTCTTAAAAAGCAAACGCAAAag TAATGCAGGTGATAACAATGGCGATCGATTTGTGTAA
- the LOC133689662 gene encoding homeobox protein knotted-1-like 3 isoform X3, with product MAFHHNLPSQDLPLHHFTDQQATENTTAPPNWLNTALLRSQQPPQQRTHHHFTDNNNTNNFLNLHSATPSTTATTSDSASHNPTQWLSRSSSSLLNRNHSNVIDDVSAAAAGGDHPIIASMSQESSELKSMNKSEGETMVEESGGGGGEAVVNWQNAKCKADILAHPLYDQLLSAHVACLRIATPVDQLPRIDAQLAQSQQVVAKYSALGSHQGLVPDDKELDQFMTHYFLLLCSFKEQLQQHVRVHAMEAVMACWEIEQSLQSLTGVSPGEGTGATMSDDDEDQVDSEANMFDGSLDGADTMGFGPLVPTESERSLMERVRQELKHELKQGYKEKIVDIREEILRKRRAGKLPGDTTSVLKAWWQSHSKWPYPTEEDKARLVQETGLQLKQINNWFINQRKRNWHSNPSTSTVLKSKRKR from the exons ATGGCCTTTCACCATAACTTGCCATCACAAGACCTTCCTCTTCACCACTTCACTGACCAACAAGCAACAGAAAACACCACAGCACCACCGAATTGGCTGAACACTGCTCTCCTCCGCTCTCAACAACCACCGCAACAACGAACTCACCACCACTTCACTGATAACAACAACACCAACAATTTCTTAAACCTCCATAGCGCTACCCCTTCCACCACCGCCACCACTTCTGACTCCGCTTCTCATAATCCAACTCAATGGCTCTCCCGTTCCTCCTCCTCCCTACTTAACCGCAACCACAGTAACGTCATCGACGACGTCTCCGCCGCTGCCGCCGGTGGAGACCACCCCATCATCGCTAGTATGTCGCAAGAATCGTCAGAATTGAAGAGCATGAATAAGAGCGAAGGAGAAACCATGGTGGAGGAGAGTGGCGGTGGTGGAGGAGAGGCGGTGGTGAATTGGCAAAATGCGAAGTGTAAAGCGGACATATTGGCGCATCCTTTGTATGATCAATTGTTGTCTGCCCACGTGGCGTGTTTAAGGATTGCCACGCCTGTTGATCAGTTACCGAGGATTGATGCACAATTGGCTCAGTCACAACAAGTAGTGGCTAAATACTCTGCTCTTGGAAGTCATCAAGGATTGGTTCCTGATGACAAAGAGCTTGATCAGTTTATG ACACATTACTTTCTGTTACTTTGTTCCTTCAAAGAACAATTGCAACAACATGTTCGAGTTCATGCAATGGAAGCGGTGATGGCTTGCTGGGAGATAGAGCAATCCCTACAAAGTTTAACAG GAGTTTCTCCAGGTGAAGGTACTGGTGCAACAATGTCCGATGACGATGAAGACCAAGTTGACAGTGAGGCCAATATGTTTGATGGAAGTTTGGATGGTGCAGATACAATGGGGTTTGGTCCCTTGGTCCCTACAGAGAGTGAGAGATCTTTGATGGAGCGTGTGAGGCAAGAATTGAAGCATGAATTAAAACAG GGTTACAAAGAGAAAATTGTTGACATTAGAGAGGAAATTTTGCGCAAGAGAAGAGCGGGAAAGCTTCCTGGTGACACAACCTCAGTCTTAAAAGCTTGGTGGCAATCACATTCCAAGTGGCCATATCCTACC GAGGAAGACAAGGCGAGATTGGTACAGGAAACAGGTTTGCAATTAAAGCAGATAAATAATTGGTTCATCAATCAAAGGAAGAGGAACTGGCACAGTAATCCTTCAACTTCAACAGTCTTAAAAAGCAAACGCAAAag GTGA
- the LOC133689662 gene encoding homeobox protein knotted-1-like 3 isoform X1 — MAFHHNLPSQDLPLHHFTDQQATENTTAPPNWLNTALLRSQQPPQQRTHHHFTDNNNTNNFLNLHSATPSTTATTSDSASHNPTQWLSRSSSSLLNRNHSNVIDDVSAAAAGGDHPIIASMSQESSELKSMNKSEGETMVEESGGGGGEAVVNWQNAKCKADILAHPLYDQLLSAHVACLRIATPVDQLPRIDAQLAQSQQVVAKYSALGSHQGLVPDDKELDQFMTHYFLLLCSFKEQLQQHVRVHAMEAVMACWEIEQSLQSLTGVSPGEGTGATMSDDDEDQVDSEANMFDGSLDGADTMGFGPLVPTESERSLMERVRQELKHELKQGYKEKIVDIREEILRKRRAGKLPGDTTSVLKAWWQSHSKWPYPTEEDKARLVQETGLQLKQINNWFINQRKRNWHSNPSTSTVLKSKRKRSNAGDNNGDRFV, encoded by the exons ATGGCCTTTCACCATAACTTGCCATCACAAGACCTTCCTCTTCACCACTTCACTGACCAACAAGCAACAGAAAACACCACAGCACCACCGAATTGGCTGAACACTGCTCTCCTCCGCTCTCAACAACCACCGCAACAACGAACTCACCACCACTTCACTGATAACAACAACACCAACAATTTCTTAAACCTCCATAGCGCTACCCCTTCCACCACCGCCACCACTTCTGACTCCGCTTCTCATAATCCAACTCAATGGCTCTCCCGTTCCTCCTCCTCCCTACTTAACCGCAACCACAGTAACGTCATCGACGACGTCTCCGCCGCTGCCGCCGGTGGAGACCACCCCATCATCGCTAGTATGTCGCAAGAATCGTCAGAATTGAAGAGCATGAATAAGAGCGAAGGAGAAACCATGGTGGAGGAGAGTGGCGGTGGTGGAGGAGAGGCGGTGGTGAATTGGCAAAATGCGAAGTGTAAAGCGGACATATTGGCGCATCCTTTGTATGATCAATTGTTGTCTGCCCACGTGGCGTGTTTAAGGATTGCCACGCCTGTTGATCAGTTACCGAGGATTGATGCACAATTGGCTCAGTCACAACAAGTAGTGGCTAAATACTCTGCTCTTGGAAGTCATCAAGGATTGGTTCCTGATGACAAAGAGCTTGATCAGTTTATG ACACATTACTTTCTGTTACTTTGTTCCTTCAAAGAACAATTGCAACAACATGTTCGAGTTCATGCAATGGAAGCGGTGATGGCTTGCTGGGAGATAGAGCAATCCCTACAAAGTTTAACAG GAGTTTCTCCAGGTGAAGGTACTGGTGCAACAATGTCCGATGACGATGAAGACCAAGTTGACAGTGAGGCCAATATGTTTGATGGAAGTTTGGATGGTGCAGATACAATGGGGTTTGGTCCCTTGGTCCCTACAGAGAGTGAGAGATCTTTGATGGAGCGTGTGAGGCAAGAATTGAAGCATGAATTAAAACAG GGTTACAAAGAGAAAATTGTTGACATTAGAGAGGAAATTTTGCGCAAGAGAAGAGCGGGAAAGCTTCCTGGTGACACAACCTCAGTCTTAAAAGCTTGGTGGCAATCACATTCCAAGTGGCCATATCCTACC GAGGAAGACAAGGCGAGATTGGTACAGGAAACAGGTTTGCAATTAAAGCAGATAAATAATTGGTTCATCAATCAAAGGAAGAGGAACTGGCACAGTAATCCTTCAACTTCAACAGTCTTAAAAAGCAAACGCAAAag aagTAATGCAGGTGATAACAATGGCGATCGATTTGTGTAA